The Spea bombifrons isolate aSpeBom1 chromosome 4, aSpeBom1.2.pri, whole genome shotgun sequence genome segment AAATATTGATGCTTTCTCTCCTCGGTTTTCTCGGGAGGCTGTGTTCAGCGATGATGCTTACACACCATGCGCCAGCATACTCCCCACTCCTGTATGTGAACCCAATCAGGAACCAGTGTTTGGACAGCAGGTGAACGGCACTCCATATACCACCCAAGATGAGGAGAGCGATGTGGCTGTCCATAGTAATCCCGACACCGAAGCCCTTCCTCCTGCACTTCCTGGGCCAGAGGTATCCGGTCAGAGCGAATCCGAACCGGAGCAAGGAAACAAGTTTCTGCAAAGTGTTCTTCGGCTGCTAGCGGTCacattttgtcttcttcttgcACTGCTCCTGCTGCTTGTCATATTGGCCGAGTCTGACCTGGAATTAGCATTTTTGAGGGACATTCGGCTCACTCCTGAATTCCAACAGTTCCACTATCAATACTTCTGTCCTCTGCGCAGATGGGTGTCTTGCAAACTGCACCCTCTCATCCGCCTCATAGACTCCTGAACCCTTGCAGGATGCGCAAAGTGGTCCTCTGTAACGTCGAGGAGTGATGTCTTCCAGCGTCTTCCCTTCCCCACCTTAAAAACATTTCCTGACTTGGGGGTGGGGAGGGGGTAAAATAATGCTCTACTGAGAATTctgtagttgtgtgtgtgtgtgtgattggatTGGGAAATGGAGCCAAGTTAAAAGGGGCAGAAGTGCATCTTGGTCATTACAATATCTGCATGGGGATGGGGTTGGGGTCAAATTTGCTCTGTGGTCCCTGTAAGCTTTGCACCTCCACCATGTGGACTTCCCACATTTATGCTTGTTCAGCTCCAGGGAAAAAATGCTCAATGAAGAAGACATTTAAACTTATAGATCACTGCTCCCATTACATGCGACCAAATATTGAGCATGCTTCATCAGCATCGACTCAAAACAACAGGTATATGGCAGATCCTCATAATGAGAAAACATAAGTCTCCACAAGTTGTTAGCAGGCATGCAATGGCACGCTCTTCCGTGAAGTAACTTTATTTAATCCATGGAATTGCAGAGGCATACGCTATATCTACCTGCCGTTTATGTTAGTATATCCAAAAGAAATAATAAGCGTTAATGTAAAGGCATTGAGTGGATGCCATATTTCCTAGGAGCTGACAGACAGCATTGGTGGAGTTACCTGTTGAATGGATGGAGGAAGAAGATATAATCAGGTTACATTTCATAGAGATCCACAGACAGTCCCCAAGAGGATATCTTACAACCCATTTATAACGTTGACTGGATGTGTCTCTGTGAGGatattacatatacatgtgcCTCCTGCTGGTGTATGTACTTTGAGTGGAAAGTTAGGTGGGTGCATCCAGAGATGTTTGTATTTGAGGAGCAATAGAAGTGTTTCCCGAAAGAAAGGCGGTATATGTCTCCGATGTCTGTGTATGATGAGGAAGTTTATGTACTGATGTTTATTGAGTTGTTGTGAGGGTTATAGGTCTgttatgtctgtgtattaggtaGCATTACGGGTCGGTGGAGTGCGAGAGTGTGTGCATATAAGAATGTGAGAAGTTTGTGTCTATTATGTCCAGGCCATCTGGCGGCAGCCACTGCCCCTCATGCAGCAGAACCAATCCTTTAGTGTGTAGCCGCTGGCTGGATACAGTTATCAGCCGCTTTGTTAAAGTACCAGGGCTGATTTTaatcccagtccggccctggtgtcTACTATATGTCTTTGTGTCTGTACTTGGCAGGGGTAAATGATAAGCACCCTGTTGTATCTTCTTACGATCTGTATACAGCTGGACCCTTGTGTAATATATGAATTACGTGGTCCTGTTCATACTAGGATGTCACAGAATTGTGTCCTAATGTCAGGATATTACATGGAGGCAGAAGGAGATTTTTCTTCCAATTCTCAGTCCATTTCCAGTGTCCACACTGGATGCACATGCCTCAGACTGGTATATTAGGGGCATGCACTATTCACCCTTCCTAATACAAAGACACTGGGGATATGTACATCTTACCCTTTGCATATACGTTACATGGATAACTTATCCCTGCTAAAACCCAGATAGGGGTAGATAGCTCACTGATTCAGGGCATCAAtggttaaattataataaagtgGTTATTACACTTTTGATCTCTTCACAATCTTAACACAAGCTATTACGTCCCAAAAAAATGGGGGTTGCATCTAGGATGTGCCAGAATGGACTACTGAACACCTGGCTGTCCACCTGTGCAGGTGACTGTTCTGCATCCAAGGCAGTTCCACAGCAACAATAGGGGATGCGAGGATCGTGTGATCACCCTGATCATCAATCACAGAGATCACACGCATTCCCGTGACGTGGAAGGAATGGCTCTTTGGGCTCCATTCACAAAAGAGTTGTGGATTCAAGTCCCTGAAttcactatacatatatatatatatatatatatatatatatatctatatctatctatctatatatatatatatagatagatagatatagatatatatatatttacatgaaggtccaaccccagcaAGCTTCTGCGACATGAAGAGcctagctggccctgtataatgtataggcaATTGACCTTCCTTTACTCATTGAACTCTGCTTTATACAGGCCCAGCTCAACAATTCCTTGCTCGAGTTGGTCATTCGATAGCCAAGTGAGAGCGTTAAAAGCgcagctctccctttagtgaataagcccctctCTGTCCCCACTTTGCTCTGAGGCGAGATAGACATAGCAAAACATTTCTcaattaacaacaaaaaaagccatcCAGTAACTTTTTGTTCCCAGCCGTTTCTGAGTGTAGTGAAGGAGGTTTAACGTTAATCAAGCATTTTTGTCACCTTAACACTGCTCTATTTTTAATATCtgataaatcaaaatatatcaatatccttgaaaataaaaccaatatatatatagtttgtgtggGTCCTCTTAAAAAGTGCAATCAAACATAGGACAAAAAGCCGTAGTCTTTAAGGTACAAACTACCCTAATGGGTTAATGCCCACCTATCAGGGAGATATCCCCCAAGCTATCTCAGTTGGCGTGACGTTAGGGGACACGCGCTGTGAGCGCATGAGGGTAAGAGCTATGTGCATGTATTCCCAGCATCTTTGGAGACATGGGTGTCTGGCGACTTGCCATCCCTGTCTTCTTGGTACTGAAAGGGGTGAACGGAGCAGCTATGCCTGAATTATTCAGCATTATACCCGCTGCCCGGGTATCTCGTCTCTAATATCTGATATCTGAACATTATCatgctatacatacatatgttgaGAATTATGCCTCCAACGTCTGTGTACCGTGCTGTGAGCGTTTGTAGCGTACAATGTCTCTGGCTGTTTTCTGTTACTTTGTACTCGGTAGCTGCAGGCcatgccttggcgttttttcatcTATAATGGACCTGCCcttttcccatatatatatatatttatgggaaCAACTTTGCCTCCAGACATATTACCTTACTTTTCTATTGCAGAGACTGTTTCAAggttatattttaagaaaatagtattattttgttattaataatacatttagtttttttaattgctttttagAATTTTTGTTGGCGTGTCatgtaaataaatgaacaaaatgCCGGAGTGACAAAGAGTCACGTAGCAGCTTTGTGGCAAGTATGCCAGGAGAAAAATTCACCCGAGAGAGCAACCGTTACACCCGCTGATCATCGTGCACAGTGTCAAGTGGCTTTTTAGGGGAACGCAAAGTCATTTTATGATGAGATATACTGTTGGTTTTAGAGATGGCCATTGGGTCCCAGTCCCTTTAAAGCATAATATTGTGACAGTATCTTAAGTGACTGAATAGCCCCCAAGTAGTGCGTCTGGGGGTGTAAATACTGCGGGCTCCCTTTTGAGTGTTGAAGGCATTCACCGTTTCATCAAGCATGACATCTAATTCAGCCTTTCTGCAATCTTGCGAATTCTGCAGGGCTTACTGTTCCTGGTTTTTTGGGGGTGTAGGCGATGGGAACCCTGCTTTCCTTATGCTGTGCTGGACTATGCAAAACCAAAAAGCTCTAGTTATGCTTTCAAATGTTTAAGCGACTTGTTAAACCCGCACGTTAATTGGATGACATCTGGCAAAGCAGTGTGTAGAATTATTGGGGTTGGATGGCTATAGCACAATGATCGGAATATGCACCCTTATTCCCAGAAGTTATGAGGCCTTTAAATGATTAGGAAATAAAGCCACACAGACGGAAAAAGAAATGTTATACCGGTACGCACTCAGCATTTCATGGTCGGCGCATGTTGGTGTCCGTGTCCTTCCTGATCAGCGTATAGCAGTACTGGCTGTAAAGACTGGGGGCTCCTGAGCGATCACAAATCCTCATGATATAATCTTGCTATGTGTGCGTTTGGCAAATGTTTTGCCAGGATTGATGCCAGCAGCCTGGCAAGATTGTCTACAGGCAGAGAAGACGGTTATTGGATGTGATTAGGAGTTATGTATTCATAATCATtgcgtgtaaaaaaaaaacccttctatGCAGTTTCCTTTCTAGGAATTAATCTACAAATATCCGATTCATTCTGGTGCTGAGTTGCTTTGTATCCATAcgaaacattataaaaatggcCTTATTAGGCACATCCCACTGCTGTCCTGCGTGTCCCCAGATGTTTCCCGTTCCATGCTCACATGCTGCGGTCACGCATGAGCCAGAAGACCGCATGATGTATTTACCGAGGAAACTAACTTGCAACTGTGAATCTCTTCGGTCTCATACAAAAGAGAAATGACATGTCTGTGTGCCAACTTCGAGTCATGTTTTCCACAGCACCAGCGATGGAGGGTGGATGAATGACATGCATAGTAGTCCCTTGCTTTggacaatatttttaataaaacatatcatGACCGAAATTGACTTGTTTTCGTGTTTTGTATCCGACTATATTGCAACAAACTTTACAcggaaatagaaagaaaaaaaaaacacctttagcTCCCAATTTACAGAACATGCAGACTCTCTTATGGGAAGTACAATCCAGATGGGGGAGGGGAACGCAGTTGGTAGACTACACGTCCCTACAAATTTCTGGTACATGAAGCTCAACTTACTGTGTAACCTCAACTCAGCCGATTCCAGATTTCACTATAGACAGATCGGGACCATAACAAGATTTTATGTCCTCAAATACAACATGTAAAACAATTGAAGATGTACAATACctataaacaaataatacatttaaaataatataacgtTTTAGGCTCCATTTTATGAAAATTAATCTCCCCTATTGCATAAGAACCGATATCTGTATCACGCCACATAGCTGTACCTTGTCCGAGCATGTAACCGAACCGCTGCTTGATTATTATATCTGGGTATACAGCGTCCATTGATCAGTTGCTTTAAAAGCATTCACACGGGTTTATGAGGATGCCTAAAGTGAATAATGCAACTTTGCGGTCCTTTCACGGGATGCATATTGGCGCATATGCTTTAGAGCTGCTATGGCGCCAGCAGTACTGTTACATGAAAGACTAGGTTCTGTTCTTGGTCTGGCTCCATCAATCAAGAAACACGTGTAGCCTCCCGCTGCTGTTTCCTCCCACGAGCACGTTCCTAGTGGGATGCACGGCATTAATAGAGCAGACAGAGCCAAGGTGTTCGGAGTCCCGGAAGGAATGCAGAAGATTCCCACTTTCATGGTAAACCTCTATCTCCCGGGGCCTCGCCATGCTGCCAGTCACAAAGCAGCTCTCCAGCTTGGGGTCCCAAATAGCCCGAAAACGAGACAGCCAACGGCCAGTGTTATTATTGTGCCTACAAAGGAGAAAATGAGTTTACCTTGATCTGTACCAGCTTGGAAATCCAAGCAATATTTACCAGACGGAATTTTACCAAACAGTACATGTTAAGTACACCAATGTTAATGCAGAGCTTGACAAAATTACCTGACAAAAAGGAGCCTGCAACAAAACATACGGAGCCAGGAGCTTCAGTATTTACTGATCACAGTATTTACTGATCACATGTGATATAAATtttgatgtatttaaaaaaaaaaaaaaaaaaaaaaaaaaaaggtttcaccACTTTTAgcttaaataaatcaatttactGAACTACCCTTAGCATTTTTTCTTGTAAATCAGAGCAATTGTTTGGGGTAAGAGTCTGTGACAAAGCCACCATAATCTAATCAATTTACAGAGATTAGCTTCCTCTTCCCCACCCCTTTGAAACGCTGCCTGAACCAAACAGGCAGATATAACGTGAAGGAGTCGTGCAAATGCAGGAAATGGAACACATGACACCAGTTGCTGTGGTTTAATgcgtacatatattttttttaatgtttattaagtGTACCGAACAGTACATTGTGGAATTCGGAAAAGGTCATACCTGCCTAAAACGTTTTTGTAGGTACTGACTAGGCTTGGGCCtgtcctgtgttcggttcgggtgaatatttgtgtacattcttcggattttttttttttttaggtagggggttaatgcggtacgcagcagctttggcggcaatattttaaaggtccgtacgtgcaactctattggccgCCAGCAGTGAtcctgctcttcattggttgatggcagaggaggctcctgctggcgaccaatagagttgcttgtacggaccttttaCTCCTGGAGCGGAGAGACCAACGGCAGtcgaagattcttcatgttgtgagTCTACGTTTCGTGttgccgccatgttcgtttcttcggtattcatgctgaacaacgaaaacgcacacccttcgtgttcgttttcatgttcgtccGAATACGAACGCACAAGTGTAATATTAACCACTCATAGGACATTTACCTGATTGAGGTGATGAGAGGAGCCTTGGTACTCAGGTTGCTGCTGTCATacacccttaaaaaaaaaaagacaaaaaaatattttcagataGCTGCACATGCCAACCACTGATTTACATCCCATAGCATACACTGGAGAACGGCCCAATAAACAAGCAACCACAAAAGTTCATGAATGCAAATCGCTGTAACAGTTTGCTGTAGAAGATGCGTTTTGTGCACGTTTCGTCTGCATTTCTAAAGCACTCGTAATTACCGGATTTGATCATCAGCACATGTAGTGAGAATCCGGTTACCAGTCCCAGGAGAGAAGTATGCAGAGGCCACGCTTCTTGTGTGGCCGGTTAGTGATAGGACAGGCTGTTTCTTCTGCTGGAGTTTTCGGACATCATAAATACAAACGTCACTGCatcataacattaaaaatatgtcACAAGAGATTAAATACAGGAGCAGGAAAATCCCCGTCACACCGCAACAGAAAGACACTAATTGTCAGCAAACAGGAACATTCTGAGCATACTAATACACGCAGTATAATCGCTTCATGTTACAGCtctgctcaaaaaaaaaaaaaaaaaaaaaaaaaaaaaaaaactatagaccAGTACCTAGTGTTTTATTTGGCAACTCACACAATGCTTCCCCCCACCCATGATAGATGGTTAGAATACACCAGCAGCACAATATACTTCTGCTCACTATTTGCACCAATGCAACTAAGCTGCAAGCAAGTATTCCACTACACTATAGACCAAGAGATATAGAATAGATTGTTAATGTCCTGGTAAGAATCTGACAAAGACTATATTCTTACCTAGCGCCAGCAACAACACAGAGGTCTCTGTTTAAAGGGTGCATGCTCACAGTGCGAACACTTTTTATTCCCAGAGATACTTGCTGCTCATAGGATGTTCCTGGTGTCCTACGATCCACAATTGATAAATATGCATCCCAGTAACCGACTATAAGGACAGAGGCATCGGCCGACAGGAAATCAAATGAGGAGAACCTATAATCCTCATCACGGAAAACCTAGAAAAATGGATTAAAACAACTTTAAACAGGAGACACTTTCAGCAGTCATGTGGCACCCGTATTCAATAGGGATCAAAGTAGAGAGTACAGTTGAGGCTGAGGTTGACATATTACTGATTCAGAATACATTACAGGTATTTGTCTGATGTGGCTGCAAGGGGTCATTCTTAATCCAATGCACCCTCATATGATAGCAAACAGAAACTTGAGAGCTACAAAGCCTACCAAAATTGGATGAACTTGGGTGAATTGTCATCTGCAATAGTCGGTTTATATATCTGTTAGACATAAGGTGTATACATGGCTTTTATGAACTACATTTCTTGCAGtattgcttgtaaaaaaaaatacgcacatatacactaccccaACTGCAGAATGTTCCACAAACCGTAAAAATTGATTGTAATCATGTGAATTCGCACCATATGTGAATACAACTGACACAAGAAGATGTGATGTGTGTATAATTCATGTGGTCAATTTGAGGGTTtagtcaggttatgtttatgaCATTTGTAAGAGACTGAACAAGTTGGGATGTCATTGCAATTTGCCAAGGGCTGGTACATACATATCTTTAAAAGAAATCTTCAGAAAACctacttctaaataaactatgGTGTATAGCACGGGGCTAGATCACGAGTCGATCAATACAGAACTGCAGCATCTCACCTCAGCGTAGCATCTGCTAGAAAACAGATGACAACACATGGGGCTCTTCTCCACATGCCATTAAATTGGATTTATAGATATTTATGTGAGCGGGAGACGAATCCAATGGAAGTAAGCAGTTTCCATTTAGGAAAGCAAGTGAGGTAATTGTAGAGGCTGGTCTCACAGAGCATGATATGGCTTCAGAGAGGCAGACACTATTCTGATTAAAAGGCAAATAAAAACTTACCTCATCAAAGACTGAACGACACACATCTCCACAGCGTACTGAACCATCGTAACTGAGCGATAACAGGTGTGCGGGGTTAACAGGGGAGAAATACATGGAGCTCACAGGCCATGCATGAGGGTTAAATGTATGAACCGTCTCATTAGGTGATGCACAATCCTGTTAAGAAATGCAGAAAACATACTGGCCTATAATAGCAAATACCAGGTTTAAGAATTTGCAACATACATGTGGTGTTCAGGTGGAAACATGATAAACATATCAACTGAAATTGACATTTCAAACATCTATAGATATCTATTCATATATTCAATATTCATCATGTGTAGTTGAGAAATAAATCCACCACCGTTTCCAAGTAACAAAGACGTAAACGTTTATAATTTACACACACCAAAGAACACATACCACGTCCCACAGTCCAACTTGCCCCAGTTTGTCTCCAGCTGCAACAAGAGTGTGACTTTCTGATGGATGAACGGCCACGGAAAAAATACGGCTGTGAACCACCTTTGCCACAGTCTCTTTTTGCAGGGTCATTCGCTTTAGGTTAGCCACATATCTGAAAGGACAGTGATTTGACATTGTATAACCATGGAAGTACAAAAGAGGAAGCATTGCTGTACAAAAAgacatttacacaaaaaaagaccttaaaaatatgtaaaactataaaaaactAAATCCTTACCTTTTAAGGTCCACGGATGATGGTTTTGTGGAGCAATGCATCTCCTCCTGTTTGGAAATGCAGAAAAACAACCTAGTAACTTATAGtcatagaaaatgaaaaatgaaaagtaaattGTTGTTTAGACATTTGACATATAATAACCTTGCTGATTGACTCCCATGTTTTCAGGAAGCTGTTTAATGTGCTCTGGTCATCCCGATCATAGATGGCAATCATGTCCAATGGACCTGGAGGTTTAATTTTCTTGGCATTGGGGGAACAAGAAAAACATCTAAGATTGCTGAAGAGACATGGTATACAAGCAAGACAAATCTTACTTGTACACCCGCACCCTCCCCCAAAATGAAAATCAAATGTGACCATCCGATCTCCGCTGACATTCAATCATCTTTGTTCATGTAGCTAATCTTACCTTCTGTTACCATCATCACTGATAGAGTGtaaggtaacaaaaaaaaaaacaactcaaagCTAGTTTCATTTTACTCTACAAATAGTGATTATAAAATATACCTCCTACTTTTCTATCACCTACTTTGCAGGTGTTACAGCGCCCTCTAGAGAACAAGGTGACAAAGCCCATGCTGTATGTGTTACTCCCAGACCCAGCAGACCACTATCACCTACATTTTCTTCCACTGGTTCAGGGTCAGTAGGAACAGGGACTACATCTGGAGTAATTCTCTGCAGTCTCGTGGAACGGCGTCTTGCTGTAACTTCCTCTACCTTTAAAGGTTTTAccctgaaaaataaacaaacgtCACTGCATCAAAACATAAGAAATATGTCACAAGAGATTAAATACAGAGCAGGAAAATCCCTGTCACACCGCAACACAGAACAACACTAATTGTACAATGAGCATTGAACAGAAATTTTGCATGGTCAGCGAACAGGAACATTCTCAGCATACTAATAAACGCAGTATAATCGCTTCATGTTACAGCTTCCAGGTAGGTGCGTGCATGtatatacttaaaaaataagattaagATATTTAGAATCCTAAATGCCTCtgctcaaacccccccccaaaaaaaaaacatggtttccAAGCACTACCTTAAAGAATGTGATTACATATTAGAATTCACACAAAGAAACACGTAACTAGTTTTATCACGACGCCTAATGACAACTGGTATACTCTGGTCACAACCCGCAGAAGGATATCTTCTAGATATTCTCTGAATACATCTTTTGGAACAGGGTGACATAGCTACCTCTGTAACACCATCGGCAGAACAGTAttattttgcaaagaagagaTACATTTGAAATACAGAATCCCATCATCCCTGTATAGGTCCTTTTCCAACACTTTTATGAAAGACACACAGAGCGGGTGAGAAAGATGTGTATGTGAAGGTAAACAAAAACAGGATGTTAATTCACTATGACTTATTGTAACTGTGGGTAGGAACAAAATAAACAG includes the following:
- the WDR76 gene encoding WD repeat-containing protein 76 isoform X1 — its product is MGTGKKTAQEVQETTPISSRVSAGKTRRASLQNRALSPPKRQHGKRKHERDLDDQEKGTPRKKAYIAGETSLVRKHPIVMLSQVTPETLAHVTTEHAEDTDDEAPGNQEQSDLSPYELERLNNIKENAKFLQSLKLLECAKGLTSVKSQNKTSGTKRVKPLKVEEVTARRRSTRLQRITPDVVPVPTDPEPVEENKIKPPGPLDMIAIYDRDDQSTLNSFLKTWESISKEEMHCSTKPSSVDLKRYVANLKRMTLQKETVAKVVHSRIFSVAVHPSESHTLVAAGDKLGQVGLWDVDCASPNETVHTFNPHAWPVSSMYFSPVNPAHLLSLSYDGSVRCGDVCRSVFDEVFRDEDYRFSSFDFLSADASVLIVGYWDAYLSIVDRRTPGTSYEQQVSLGIKSVRTVSMHPLNRDLCVVAGASDVCIYDVRKLQQKKQPVLSLTGHTRSVASAYFSPGTGNRILTTCADDQIRVYDSSNLSTKAPLITSIRHNNNTGRWLSRFRAIWDPKLESCFVTGSMARPREIEVYHESGNLLHSFRDSEHLGSVCSINAVHPTRNVLVGGNSSGRLHVFLD
- the WDR76 gene encoding WD repeat-containing protein 76 isoform X2, with amino-acid sequence MGTGKKTAQEVQETTPISSRVSAGKTRRASLQNRALSPPKRQHGKRKHERDLDDQEKGTPRKKAYIAGETSLVRKHPIVMLSQVTPETLAHVTTEHAEDTDDEAPGNQSDLSPYELERLNNIKENAKFLQSLKLLECAKGLTSVKSQNKTSGTKRVKPLKVEEVTARRRSTRLQRITPDVVPVPTDPEPVEENKIKPPGPLDMIAIYDRDDQSTLNSFLKTWESISKEEMHCSTKPSSVDLKRYVANLKRMTLQKETVAKVVHSRIFSVAVHPSESHTLVAAGDKLGQVGLWDVDCASPNETVHTFNPHAWPVSSMYFSPVNPAHLLSLSYDGSVRCGDVCRSVFDEVFRDEDYRFSSFDFLSADASVLIVGYWDAYLSIVDRRTPGTSYEQQVSLGIKSVRTVSMHPLNRDLCVVAGASDVCIYDVRKLQQKKQPVLSLTGHTRSVASAYFSPGTGNRILTTCADDQIRVYDSSNLSTKAPLITSIRHNNNTGRWLSRFRAIWDPKLESCFVTGSMARPREIEVYHESGNLLHSFRDSEHLGSVCSINAVHPTRNVLVGGNSSGRLHVFLD